A single region of the Trichoplusia ni isolate ovarian cell line Hi5 chromosome 24, tn1, whole genome shotgun sequence genome encodes:
- the LOC113505170 gene encoding proton-coupled amino acid transporter-like protein CG1139 — protein MSQKAGPRPSRDFKNVATTQEEEDAYDFLKHRTHVKLTSVFGSVAHIVKGALGGGILSGHVAYMKAGVGVAVPLNVIFGAYMAYCLHLLVWSSQVLYKRTRIPSMSYSDVGEAAMMCSRFPTLKKVARFFRYTIDGIICLDLFGSCCCYLIIISKQLKQLVEDTHASSFEGSFPGYPGLRVYMGCMIPLIVVICMIRHLKYLAPFSIGANIVIVFCIMLAVYYAFDYNPAFENMTLATTAYNTFEFIGMTVFSMSCAGVVIAIENNMREPYRFPQTLFIGMSLIVLCTFLVSFFGYAAFLEKCESPITINFPMSLSDKFLKAAIALMIYVTFALNFFVPFNLCFYYLKQRHPVPKRPQWELVYRAIFVCGIGTIAIVFPEINAIMGFLGTFCLSNMAFIWPNVINLLVIWDRPGLGHMNWRFWRAIVLICIGIFIFICGSLVNAMELVSVFIEMNL, from the exons ATGAGCCAG aaagcTGGACCAAGGCCCAGTCGAGATTTCAAGAATGTAGCGACAACCCAAGAGGAAGAAGATGCCTATGACTTTCTTAAGCACAGGACTCATGTCAAACTTACCAG CGTATTTGGCTCCGTGGCCCATATTGTTAAGGGTGCTTTGGGAGGCGGAATCCTTAGCGGTCACGTGGCGTACATGAAAGCTGGAGTAGGCGTCGCGGTACCACTCAATGTCATTTTTGGTGCTTACATGGCGTACTGTCTACAT CTACTAGTATGGTCATCCCAAGTACTTTACAAACGGACAAGAATACCGAGTATGTCATATTCGGATGTGGGTGAAGCAGCAATGATGTGCAGTAGATTTCCAACTCTTAAGAAAGTAGCCAGGTTTTTCAG GTATACGATAGACGGAATTATATGTCTAGATCTGTTTGGTTCATGTTGTTGCTATCTGATTATAATATCGAAACAACTTAAGCAGCTCGTCGAAGATACCCATGCCTCTTCTTTTGAAGGGTCTTTCCCAG gGTACCCGGGCCTAAGAGTATACATGGGTTGTATGATTCCGCTGATTGTCGTCATTTGTATGATTAggcatttgaaatatttggcTCCTTTTTCAATTGGGGCGAACATTGTCATCG tattCTGTATTATGCTGGCCGTCTACTATGCTTTTGATTACAACCCTGCTTTCGAAAACATGACATTGGCAACGACAGCGTATAACACATTCGAGTTTATCGGGATGACAGTGTTTAGTATGTCGTGTGCCGGTGTCGTTATCGCTATTGAAAACAACATGCGAGAGCCCTACAGATTCCCACAGACTTTGTTTATTG GGATGTCATTGATCGTCCTTTGCACCTTCCTTGTGTCATTCTTCGGTTATGCCGCATTCTTGGAGAAATGTGAATCGCCTATTACGATCAACTTTCCCATGAGCTT GTCGGACAAATTCTTGAAAGCTGCCATTGCTCTTATGATCTACGTGACTTTCGCTCTAAACTTCTTTGTACCGTTTAATCTGTGCTTCTATTACCTGAAGCAGAGACACCCTGTACCAAAGAGGCCGCAATGGGAGCTTGTTTACCGAGCGATATTCGTTTGTGGGATCGGTACTATTGCGATTGTATTCCCAGAAATTAACGCCATCATGGGATTT CTGGGAACCTTCTGCCTGTCAAACATGGCCTTCATTTGGCCTAATGTCATCAATCTCTTGGTAATCTGGGACAGGCCTGGACTGGGCCACATGAATTGGAGATTCTGGAGAGCGATAGTTCTTATATGCATTGGGATCTTCATCTTTATCTGCGGAAGTCTCGTCAATGCTATGGAATTGGTTAGCGTGTTTATTGAAATGAACCTTTAA
- the LOC113505166 gene encoding uncharacterized protein LOC113505166 has product MPPLLFDQETMQQFAREMAAGDMADLIGSNPHTKQPNMYNDLARRFVSQYKYTEVLQDIAVEPEENELIPVKAPPELVLVVAKESALLRPDKSEDLGDEVDRLKILRSGDYWNGVWKEDVDPKSALRMGSPKKVLGSIKAKIRPGSEFYKVVSRMKKISPRLLYIINKKKFA; this is encoded by the exons ATGCCCCCTTTATTGTTTGATCAGGAAACAATGCAGCAGTTCGCCAGGGAAATGGCGGCAGGTGACATGGCTGATCTCATAGGTAGCAATCCACATACAAAGCAACCAAATATGTATAATGATTTGGCTCGGAGATTTGTGTCGCAGTATAAATATACTGAA GTACTACAAGATATAGCAGTTGAACCCGAAGAAAATGAACTGATACCGGTGAAGGCGCCCCCAGAACTCGTGTTGGTAGTAGCTAAGGAATCCGCTTTGTTACGTCCTGACAAATCTGAAGATCTTGGAGATGAAGTCGATCGACTAAAGATTCTCAGATCTGGG gattacTGGAATGGAGTCTGGAAGGAAGACGTAGATCCAAAAAGTGCTCTTAGAATGGGATCACCGAAGAAAGTTTTG GGTTCAATCAAGGCTAAAATTAGACCAGGCAGCGAGTTCTACAAAGTGGTGTCACGCATGAAGAAAATATCTCCTCGATTActctatattataaataaaaagaaatttgcTTAG
- the LOC113505183 gene encoding proton-coupled amino acid transporter-like protein CG1139, giving the protein MRNIFQQHKEKVAAGPRPSRNFRNVAATQADEDSYDYVKHRKDVKLTSVFGSVAHLVKGALGGGILSGHVAYMKAGVGIAIPLNVIFGIYMAYCLHLLVQSAQILYRRTRIPSMSYSDVGEAAFMTCKFENIRKLSTAFRYTVDSIICLDLFGCCCCYQIIIAKQLKQLVENTQDTSFLGSSPGYPSLRVYLAIMIPVVVCICLIRHLKYLAPFSIAANVVIVFCIALSIYYCFHLNPTFQGMIISTTPYNTFEFIGMSVFSMSCAGVVIAIENNMREPQKFPEALAIGMALIVVCTFLVSFFGYAAFLERSESPITINFPMTLVPKLLKGSIAVMIYVTHALNFWVPFNLCFYYLKQRHPIEKRDQWELLYRAILVVAIGIVAIVFPNINAIMGFLGTFCLSNMAFIWPNVINLLVIWERPGLGHMNWRMWRAIILIVIGIFVFICGSLVNTMELVSVFIDTNIN; this is encoded by the exons ATGAGGAACATATTCCAGCAACACAAAGAAAAG GTCGCCGCTGGTCCGAGGCCAAGCCGAAACTTTCGTAATGTCGCAGCCACCCAGGCGGATGAAGATAGCTATGACTATGTTAAGCACAGGAAAGATGTTAAACTTACCAG CGTATTTGGCTCCGTGGCGCATTTGGTTAAGGGTGCCCTGGGAGGCGGAATCCTTAGCGGTCACGTGGCGTACATGAAAGCAGGAGTAGGCATCGCCATACCACTCAACGTTATCTTCGGTATCTACATGGCGTATTGTCTACAT cTACTTGTGCAGTCAGCCCAAATATTGTACAGGCGGACACGGATACCTAGTATGTCATATTCCGATGTGGGTGAAGCAGCCTTCATGACGTGTAAATTTGAAAACATCAGGAAGCTATCCACAGCATTTag ATATACTGTAGACTCTATAATATGCCTAGATCTGTTTGGTTGTTGTTGTTGCtatcaaataattatagctaaacaattaaaacagcTGGTCGAAAATACCCAGGACACTTCTTTTCTTGGCAGTTCCCcag GGTACCCGTCACTAAGAGTTTACTTGGCAATTATGATTCCTGTTGTTGTCTGCATTTGCTTAATCAggcatttgaaatatttggcGCCATTTTCCATAGCGGCAAACGTTGTCATCG TGTTTTGTATTGCTCTTTCTATCTACTATTGCTTTCATTTAAACCCGACTTTCCAAGGCATGATTATTTCAACGACGCCTTATAACACGTTCGAGTTTATCGGGATGTCCGTGTTCAGTATGTCGTGTGCTGGTGTCGTTATTGCCATTGAAAACAACATGCGAGAGCCTCAAAAATTTCCGGAGGCCCTGGCGATCG GGATGGCATTGATTGTCGTTTGCACTTTCCTGGTCTCGTTCTTCGGTTATGCGGCGTTCTTGGAGCGTTCCGAGTCTCCCATAACAATTAACTTTCCCATGACact AGTGCCTAAATTACTGAAAGGTTCAATTGCCGTTATGATCTACGTGACCCACGCTTTGAACTTCTGGGTGCCATTCAACCTATGCTTCTACTACCTGAAGCAAAGGCATCCTATAGAAAAAAGAGATCAATGGGAGCTTTTGTACCGAGCGATACTCGTCGTAGCCATCGGAATAGTGGCGATCGTCTTTCCGAATATTAATGCCATTATGGGATTT CTGGGAACCTTCTGCCTGTCAAACATGGCCTTTATTTGGCCTAATGTCATCAATCTCTTGGTAATCTGGGAGAGGCCTGGACTGGGCCACATGAATTGGAGAATGTGGAGAGCGATAATTCTTATAGTCATTGGGATCTTCGTCTTCATCTGCGGAAGTCTCGTAAACACTATGGAATTGGTCTCAGTGTTTATTGATACGAACATTAACTAA